In Persicimonas caeni, a single window of DNA contains:
- a CDS encoding endonuclease III domain-containing protein has product MATEIPFILDTLYAHHGRMEYEGPDDLLGVLVRTILSQQTTRHNCTRAFDNLIDTYYGDWARIQRAPLEDIEEVIAVAGLAGQKARRIQAALQRLDEERGEHSLEFLRQMPVDEARDYLTSFKGVGPKTAAFTLMYAAGMSAFPMDTHILRIAKRLGWIDESTSSGQAHRLMEERIPAEEHYSAHMVLVRHGRAICHARNPDCHACPIRAQCPSAQSA; this is encoded by the coding sequence ATGGCCACAGAAATCCCCTTTATTCTCGACACGTTATACGCACACCACGGTCGCATGGAGTACGAGGGCCCCGACGACCTTCTCGGGGTGTTGGTGCGCACCATCTTGAGCCAGCAGACCACGCGCCACAACTGCACGCGTGCCTTCGACAACCTCATCGACACCTATTATGGCGACTGGGCGCGCATTCAGAGAGCCCCTCTCGAGGACATCGAGGAGGTTATCGCCGTGGCCGGACTCGCCGGCCAAAAGGCGCGGCGCATTCAAGCCGCGCTGCAGCGGCTCGACGAAGAGCGCGGCGAGCATTCGCTCGAGTTTCTGCGCCAGATGCCGGTCGACGAGGCTCGGGACTACCTCACCTCATTCAAGGGAGTGGGGCCCAAAACCGCCGCCTTTACGCTGATGTACGCAGCCGGAATGTCTGCGTTTCCGATGGACACTCATATCCTGCGCATCGCCAAGCGGCTGGGATGGATCGACGAGTCGACCTCGAGCGGCCAAGCGCACCGACTCATGGAAGAGCGTATCCCCGCTGAAGAGCACTACTCGGCGCACATGGTCTTGGTGCGCCACGGACGCGCCATTTGCCACGCCCGCAACCCCGACTGCCACGCTTGTCCAATCCGAGCGCAGTGCCCCAGCGCGCAGTCGGCGTAA
- the mce gene encoding methylmalonyl-CoA epimerase, producing the protein MLNKIDHIGIAVRSIDEKMGLYRDALGLEFEGTDVVEEQGVKVAFFRLGESMLELLEPLDDTGPVARFLDKYGEGIHHIAAGTDDIEGARARMTEHQIRLLSDEPLDGAHGKLITFMHPKDTGGVLFELTQRKEDHE; encoded by the coding sequence ATGCTCAACAAAATCGACCATATTGGTATCGCCGTTCGCTCTATCGACGAGAAGATGGGGCTTTACCGTGACGCGCTCGGCCTCGAGTTCGAAGGTACCGATGTCGTCGAAGAGCAGGGCGTCAAAGTGGCGTTCTTTCGGCTCGGCGAGTCGATGCTCGAACTCTTGGAGCCGCTGGACGACACCGGTCCGGTGGCGCGCTTTTTGGACAAGTACGGCGAAGGTATTCACCACATCGCCGCCGGCACCGACGACATCGAAGGGGCACGGGCGCGCATGACCGAGCACCAGATTCGGCTGCTCAGCGATGAACCGCTCGACGGGGCCCACGGAAAGCTCATCACCTTCATGCACCCCAAAGATACCGGCGGCGTGCTCTTCGAGTTGACCCAGCGCAAGGAAGACCACGAGTGA
- a CDS encoding TIGR04551 family protein, protein MDSSLIFRSLLTALLVCAGTSSALAQQAPGDEPAAEEQPEEEADAPSDEQAQPAEADEPEQEEADQAAEQQEQEQPAAPDTGEQAQPAGEGEADEDETGEQEDAAPEAAEPPPAQPVQPAEQPQQIEAPEPSEDAQESPISDLANGDADEEFVPLEDIEEGVLESITPAEVYPYVDWNGYFRLRSEVNVGFDLDTGGTSAVPPPVDEFVSPNPETTDPVEEEADTLWTTDMRLRLEPTINITEALRLHIEADIFDNVVLGTQYDNPDFFGVANGVEDRPPVIRVNEAWGEVDAFFGTLRAGRMDDPWGLGIFSDSGDCLDCSVENPIDRVAFTTQIWEVYTRLTVDFPSEGLTTEPLLFAGQAYDIGQADDVDQYTISIFRKPVTREDRELQAHRLEVEKKPVFNGGVYFTYRNQSGFFSPSTAAGQDVGETEALDQGLLVYRGMELYVPDVWFEMLYNPEPDMLVRLALEGVGVFGSVDNSTREAVGVTDNDQSVNCFDDDERSNNEQVCSSQGTGAERESVSKDITEFGLALESELYFGGPVRFGLNGGFATGGPEANWGFTVDNNGNIVPANGAGLDFYRFNPNYHVDLILFREVIGTVTNAYYGNPWAQIRFLETPSSRMELQFDAIVSAAMDSAGTPSAIIEDGESVEGNSMLGLELDAATRYIETDHFRAEIEGGILFPFSGLGARTGGRRLVPVGDDPVDIGANVDPSIAWTVQGNLFWTF, encoded by the coding sequence ATGGATAGCTCACTGATATTCCGCTCGCTACTCACTGCGCTTCTGGTGTGCGCCGGTACCTCCTCCGCTCTGGCCCAACAGGCGCCTGGCGACGAGCCTGCCGCCGAGGAGCAGCCTGAAGAGGAGGCTGACGCTCCCAGCGACGAGCAGGCCCAGCCGGCCGAGGCAGATGAGCCGGAGCAAGAAGAGGCCGACCAGGCTGCCGAGCAACAGGAGCAAGAGCAGCCTGCTGCTCCCGACACAGGCGAGCAGGCCCAGCCCGCGGGCGAAGGCGAAGCTGACGAAGACGAAACCGGCGAGCAGGAGGACGCTGCGCCCGAGGCAGCCGAGCCGCCGCCGGCTCAGCCCGTTCAGCCCGCCGAACAGCCGCAGCAGATCGAGGCTCCCGAGCCCTCCGAGGACGCTCAAGAGAGCCCCATCTCCGATCTGGCCAATGGCGATGCTGACGAAGAGTTCGTCCCCCTCGAGGATATCGAGGAAGGCGTGCTCGAGAGCATCACCCCGGCCGAAGTCTACCCCTACGTCGACTGGAACGGATATTTCCGGCTGCGCAGCGAGGTCAATGTCGGCTTCGATCTCGACACAGGCGGGACCTCGGCGGTGCCGCCCCCCGTCGACGAATTCGTCAGCCCGAATCCGGAGACCACCGACCCGGTCGAAGAGGAAGCAGACACCCTCTGGACGACCGATATGCGGCTTCGCCTCGAGCCGACCATCAACATCACAGAAGCGCTTCGGCTGCATATCGAAGCCGACATCTTCGACAATGTCGTGCTGGGCACTCAGTACGACAACCCCGACTTTTTCGGCGTGGCCAACGGTGTCGAGGACAGACCGCCGGTCATCCGCGTCAACGAGGCGTGGGGTGAGGTCGATGCTTTCTTCGGCACGCTCCGAGCCGGCCGCATGGACGACCCGTGGGGCCTGGGCATCTTCAGCGACAGCGGCGACTGCCTCGACTGTAGCGTCGAAAACCCGATCGACCGTGTCGCCTTCACCACCCAGATTTGGGAAGTCTACACCCGCCTGACGGTGGATTTCCCGAGCGAGGGCCTGACCACCGAGCCGCTGCTCTTCGCTGGTCAAGCCTACGACATCGGCCAAGCCGACGATGTCGACCAGTATACGATTTCGATTTTCCGAAAGCCGGTGACCCGCGAGGACCGTGAGCTGCAAGCTCACCGCCTCGAAGTCGAGAAGAAGCCGGTGTTCAACGGCGGCGTCTACTTCACCTACCGCAACCAGTCGGGCTTTTTCAGCCCGAGCACCGCGGCCGGTCAAGACGTCGGCGAGACCGAAGCCCTCGACCAGGGCTTGCTGGTCTACCGGGGCATGGAATTGTACGTGCCCGACGTATGGTTCGAGATGCTCTACAACCCCGAGCCGGATATGCTCGTGCGCCTGGCGCTCGAGGGCGTGGGCGTCTTCGGCAGCGTCGACAACTCGACCCGTGAGGCAGTTGGCGTGACGGACAACGACCAGTCGGTCAACTGCTTCGACGACGACGAACGCTCCAACAACGAGCAGGTCTGCTCCAGCCAGGGCACCGGCGCCGAGCGAGAGTCCGTCTCCAAGGACATCACCGAGTTCGGCCTCGCCCTCGAAAGTGAACTCTACTTTGGCGGCCCGGTGCGCTTTGGCCTCAACGGCGGCTTTGCCACCGGCGGTCCCGAGGCCAATTGGGGCTTTACGGTCGACAACAACGGCAACATCGTGCCCGCCAATGGCGCCGGGCTCGACTTCTACCGGTTCAACCCCAACTACCACGTCGACCTGATCTTGTTCCGCGAGGTCATCGGCACGGTCACCAACGCCTACTACGGCAACCCGTGGGCGCAGATTCGCTTTCTGGAGACGCCCAGCAGCCGCATGGAGCTGCAGTTCGACGCCATCGTCTCGGCGGCCATGGATTCGGCCGGAACGCCCAGCGCCATCATCGAAGATGGAGAGTCGGTGGAGGGCAACAGCATGCTCGGCCTCGAGCTCGACGCGGCCACCCGCTACATCGAGACCGACCACTTCCGCGCCGAAATTGAAGGCGGCATCCTCTTTCCGTTCTCGGGTCTCGGTGCCCGCACCGGCGGACGCCGTCTCGTTCCCGTGGGAGACGATCCTGTCGACATTGGCGCCAATGTCGATCCGAGCATCGCTTGGACGGTCCAAGGGAACCTCTTCTGGACGTTTTGA
- a CDS encoding fibronectin type III domain-containing protein: MNDNSAVAIARALSLAGLLFGLAGCAALRAPAEFTPAKAPSAAALPLHIEPVEGRPNGLVLRFTCACELPDDGWLQLLRARGDETPQLFRNIRFNARLRDRLTGAGLELLDRSIDTQPTHYQLRVRAAHDDAPGQTLQVSAPLVVRWRTPPARPAELQAHSHIAGTVELRWLAPADTGALIFRRNVLDSSARWERLARVGPSAQGVFVDRQVEPAGVYAYRVALAIDTTSTVQFGRPSEELYVTVHTAPVVDAPSDEARQTPSGS; this comes from the coding sequence GTGAATGACAATTCTGCCGTCGCCATCGCACGCGCGCTCAGCTTGGCCGGACTGCTCTTCGGCCTGGCCGGCTGCGCGGCGCTGCGAGCGCCGGCAGAATTCACCCCCGCCAAGGCCCCCTCCGCGGCCGCCCTCCCCTTGCACATCGAGCCCGTCGAAGGTCGTCCGAATGGCCTGGTGTTGCGGTTCACCTGCGCTTGCGAACTCCCCGATGATGGCTGGCTCCAACTGCTCCGCGCCCGGGGCGACGAGACTCCGCAACTCTTCCGAAATATTCGATTCAATGCTCGCCTTCGCGACCGACTGACCGGCGCTGGGCTCGAGCTTTTGGACCGCTCGATCGACACCCAACCGACGCACTATCAACTGCGGGTGCGCGCCGCGCACGACGACGCGCCCGGGCAGACACTCCAAGTCTCTGCTCCGCTGGTCGTTCGATGGCGCACGCCCCCTGCTCGACCTGCAGAGCTGCAGGCCCATAGTCATATCGCCGGGACCGTCGAGCTGCGCTGGCTGGCGCCGGCAGACACCGGTGCGCTGATTTTTCGGCGCAATGTCCTCGACTCCAGCGCGCGCTGGGAGCGTCTGGCGCGTGTCGGCCCCTCGGCGCAGGGTGTCTTCGTCGACCGTCAGGTCGAGCCCGCCGGCGTTTATGCCTATCGAGTCGCTCTGGCCATCGACACCACTAGCACTGTACAGTTTGGTCGTCCGTCGGAGGAACTCTACGTGACCGTCCACACGGCCCCCGTGGTGGATGCCCCCTCCGATGAGGCTCGACAAACGCCGTCTGGTAGCTAG
- the ggt gene encoding gamma-glutamyltransferase, which produces MQSLTTACTVLRVLLISALLATPVAGIAQEQPNTQTAQGGQKTERARAPAVHSARGIVATDHPQASAVGARILANGGNAADAGAAALLANGVLNPFASGLGGGGFCLYRPEDTGKVHVIDFREKAPKKATRDMFVVDGEPVREMQLRGGKASGIPGEPAGLWALQNRFGSLEWSQVVDPAYKLANDGFSVGGLLEKRLDSKADDLEKHPKLAALFKQDGEWVDEGDTLTRPGLAKTLKLYRDEGPIVFYHGKIGEAIVEDVNEAGGIFSSADLTSYSVVNREPITGTYRGYQVFSMPPPSSGGTTLVETLNILEGFELSEDERDAKSLHLVIESLKHAFADRARWLGDTDFVDVPVARLTSKEYAKELRQKIKLDGVLPLEEYGSHRQVPDDSGTTHVSVIDEAGNMLACTSTINTSFGSMVLVDEYGLIMNNEMGDFTAMPGKPNNYGLIGTGQNAVAPEKRPLSSMSPTLVLRDGKPYLAAGASGGPTIITGTLLGLINMVDFGMTPAEAIAAPRIHHQWRPEMLFTEPSVEDQDRLQEFGHKLRLGPAFNSVQIVVRHPDETLTGVSDPRKMGRPAAEPAPTEAPNKEPAEPQAETTEQ; this is translated from the coding sequence ATGCAGTCCCTTACGACCGCATGCACCGTTCTACGCGTTCTGCTCATCAGCGCGCTGCTGGCCACGCCCGTCGCCGGCATCGCACAAGAGCAGCCAAATACACAAACCGCCCAAGGCGGACAAAAGACCGAGCGCGCCCGAGCACCGGCGGTGCACTCGGCGCGTGGGATCGTGGCCACCGACCACCCTCAGGCTTCGGCGGTGGGCGCGCGCATCTTGGCCAACGGTGGAAACGCCGCCGATGCGGGCGCTGCTGCGCTCTTGGCCAACGGCGTGCTCAATCCGTTCGCCTCCGGCCTCGGTGGCGGAGGGTTCTGTCTGTACCGCCCTGAAGACACGGGCAAAGTTCACGTGATCGACTTTCGGGAGAAAGCCCCCAAGAAGGCCACGCGCGACATGTTCGTGGTCGACGGGGAACCGGTGCGCGAAATGCAACTTCGCGGCGGCAAGGCGTCGGGGATTCCCGGCGAACCTGCAGGCCTCTGGGCGCTGCAAAACCGCTTTGGCTCTCTCGAGTGGAGTCAGGTGGTCGATCCCGCCTACAAGCTCGCCAACGACGGATTTTCCGTCGGCGGACTGCTCGAAAAACGCCTGGACTCGAAAGCTGACGACCTCGAAAAACATCCCAAACTCGCCGCGCTCTTCAAACAAGACGGCGAGTGGGTCGACGAGGGCGACACACTCACCCGCCCGGGTTTGGCTAAGACCCTGAAATTATATCGAGATGAAGGACCGATCGTCTTCTACCACGGCAAGATCGGCGAGGCGATTGTCGAAGACGTCAATGAGGCGGGCGGCATCTTCAGCAGCGCCGACCTGACCAGCTACAGTGTCGTCAACCGCGAGCCGATCACCGGCACGTACCGCGGCTATCAAGTCTTCAGCATGCCGCCGCCCTCCTCGGGCGGAACTACGCTGGTTGAAACCCTCAACATCTTAGAGGGTTTCGAACTCTCCGAAGACGAGCGCGACGCCAAATCGCTGCACTTGGTCATCGAGTCGCTCAAGCACGCGTTCGCCGACCGTGCGCGCTGGTTGGGCGACACCGACTTCGTCGACGTGCCCGTGGCGCGCCTGACCTCCAAGGAGTACGCCAAGGAGCTTCGCCAAAAGATCAAACTCGATGGCGTGCTCCCCTTAGAGGAGTACGGCAGCCACCGGCAAGTTCCCGACGACAGTGGCACCACGCACGTCAGCGTGATCGACGAGGCGGGCAACATGCTCGCGTGCACCTCGACGATTAACACCAGCTTCGGCTCCATGGTCTTGGTCGACGAGTACGGCCTGATTATGAACAACGAGATGGGTGACTTCACCGCCATGCCTGGCAAGCCGAACAACTACGGGCTGATCGGCACGGGGCAGAATGCCGTGGCGCCCGAGAAGCGCCCGTTGAGCTCGATGAGCCCGACGCTGGTGCTGCGCGATGGCAAGCCTTACCTTGCCGCCGGAGCGAGTGGCGGCCCCACGATCATCACCGGCACCCTGCTCGGTCTGATCAACATGGTCGACTTTGGCATGACACCCGCCGAGGCGATCGCCGCCCCCAGAATTCATCATCAATGGCGCCCCGAAATGCTCTTCACCGAGCCCAGCGTCGAAGATCAGGACAGGCTCCAGGAGTTCGGTCACAAGCTCAGGCTCGGGCCGGCGTTTAACAGCGTACAGATTGTGGTACGCCATCCTGACGAGACCCTGACCGGCGTGAGTGACCCGCGCAAAATGGGCCGTCCGGCCGCCGAGCCGGCACCGACGGAGGCGCCCAACAAAGAGCCCGCCGAACCACAGGCTGAGACAACCGAGCAGTAA
- a CDS encoding serine/threonine protein kinase, with product MTNLQGGTLALEHRYDVLERADRHGFITLYRGRQDPFDKQVWVKAYDGLVDVGAGLELFDRLKQASQISSALDADGVLRIIDYGELEGGIPFVISERTDAQPLANHLVEEGTLSAEATSTLLTRLAQILEQAHQKGVAHGSISPRWIFVDGDRYDEAALGHFQLALTVREILDTESAVMTAEAVSAFPPEMFAQSDTDDEPPSFEPVGDVWAMGVLAYVALVGVHPFFEDEVDASEGILRLRNDAPRPLSELGVDPAISDVIDRALQKDPSARFSSVTELADTFAHAVGIDRALESSEKAAPEAVEETSQEALSSPVNENPASPSPIARRSLDEPAERPPGPSDRLMTLVIVLLVLTNLAWLFYVTGFMSDDTASQTSPNKPASTSVVTDG from the coding sequence ATGACCAACCTGCAAGGAGGCACCCTCGCCCTCGAGCACCGCTACGACGTGCTCGAACGCGCCGACCGTCACGGCTTTATTACGCTGTACCGAGGCCGCCAAGACCCCTTCGACAAACAGGTCTGGGTGAAAGCTTACGACGGTCTGGTCGACGTCGGCGCCGGCCTCGAGCTCTTCGATCGTCTCAAGCAAGCGTCCCAAATCTCCAGCGCGCTCGACGCTGACGGAGTGTTGCGCATCATCGACTACGGCGAGCTCGAAGGAGGCATTCCCTTCGTGATCTCCGAGCGCACCGACGCCCAGCCCCTCGCAAACCACCTGGTCGAAGAGGGAACGCTGAGCGCGGAGGCGACCTCGACCTTGTTGACTCGTCTGGCGCAGATTCTGGAGCAGGCGCACCAAAAGGGAGTCGCTCACGGGTCGATCTCACCGCGTTGGATCTTCGTCGATGGCGACCGCTACGACGAGGCAGCGTTGGGTCATTTTCAACTCGCGCTCACCGTGCGCGAGATCCTGGACACCGAAAGCGCAGTGATGACCGCCGAGGCGGTCTCCGCCTTCCCTCCCGAGATGTTCGCGCAGTCTGATACGGACGACGAGCCGCCGAGCTTCGAGCCCGTGGGTGACGTGTGGGCGATGGGAGTACTCGCCTACGTGGCGCTAGTGGGTGTGCATCCGTTTTTTGAAGACGAGGTCGATGCCAGCGAGGGGATCTTGCGTCTGAGAAATGACGCCCCTCGACCGCTTTCCGAGCTCGGAGTCGATCCGGCGATCAGCGACGTGATCGACCGAGCGCTCCAAAAGGATCCGAGCGCTCGGTTTTCGAGCGTCACCGAACTCGCCGACACCTTCGCGCATGCGGTGGGTATTGACCGGGCCCTCGAGTCGTCGGAGAAGGCAGCCCCCGAGGCTGTCGAGGAGACCTCGCAAGAGGCGCTCTCGTCACCCGTGAACGAGAACCCCGCCTCCCCGTCGCCGATTGCACGACGCTCGCTCGACGAGCCGGCTGAGCGCCCCCCAGGACCATCTGATCGCCTCATGACCCTGGTGATCGTGCTCCTCGTTTTGACCAACCTGGCTTGGCTCTTCTACGTCACTGGCTTTATGTCCGATGACACCGCGTCTCAGACTTCTCCGAATAAACCAGCGAGCACCTCTGTTGTAACGGATGGATAG
- a CDS encoding aspartate kinase: MSILVQKYGGSSLSDLERLSAVADKVVATREAGHDVVVVVSAMGDSTDELLEMARELAGSPSRRELDMLLSVGERISMALLSIAIQERGYEAVSLTGSQCGIITTHNHSNARIMDVRPFRVQDELELGRIVIVAGYQGTSYRREVTTLGRGGSDTTAVALAAALGADACEIYSDVEGVFSADPRAVLSAKQLLELSHEEMLEMARSGARVLNEQAVEFARRAKIALYARKTHSPSTRGTVVRPDGFHERVERAEMGQPAVAVSHIERGVHIQAGESADEVIALLGERDCVVCEWTPEQRCELFLDTENVHDLEDISAKLRALGDDVTVERAGLVSVVGQGIGGQTRWVRQGHKVVKEAGIKPLSLAISLSRLSWIIQTADVKRALGALHDLFISMDVKPAHHAPSLEADS, translated from the coding sequence GTGAGCATTCTGGTTCAAAAATACGGTGGATCGTCACTCAGTGATCTCGAGCGCCTCAGTGCGGTAGCCGACAAGGTCGTCGCCACGCGCGAGGCCGGCCACGACGTCGTCGTGGTCGTCTCTGCCATGGGCGATTCGACCGATGAGCTGCTCGAGATGGCTCGCGAACTGGCCGGCAGCCCCTCGCGACGCGAGCTCGACATGCTCCTGTCGGTCGGCGAGCGCATTTCGATGGCGCTACTGTCGATCGCCATCCAGGAGCGAGGCTACGAAGCGGTCAGCCTGACCGGATCGCAATGCGGTATCATCACCACCCACAACCATTCGAACGCGCGCATCATGGATGTGCGACCGTTTCGCGTTCAAGATGAGCTCGAGCTGGGGCGCATCGTGATCGTGGCCGGCTACCAGGGCACGAGTTATCGGCGCGAAGTGACCACGTTGGGTCGTGGCGGAAGCGATACGACGGCCGTCGCCCTCGCGGCAGCGCTAGGCGCAGACGCCTGCGAAATCTATAGCGACGTCGAAGGCGTCTTCAGCGCCGATCCCCGGGCGGTGTTGTCGGCGAAGCAATTGCTCGAGCTCAGCCACGAGGAAATGCTCGAAATGGCGCGCTCGGGAGCCCGTGTACTCAACGAACAGGCCGTCGAGTTTGCTCGCCGAGCCAAGATCGCGCTCTATGCCCGAAAGACGCACTCGCCGTCAACGCGCGGCACAGTCGTGCGCCCCGACGGGTTTCATGAGCGCGTCGAGCGTGCCGAGATGGGCCAACCTGCCGTCGCAGTCAGCCACATCGAACGCGGAGTACATATTCAGGCCGGTGAGTCGGCCGATGAGGTTATCGCCTTGCTCGGTGAGCGCGACTGCGTGGTCTGCGAATGGACGCCCGAGCAACGGTGTGAGCTCTTTCTCGACACCGAAAATGTTCATGACCTCGAGGACATCTCGGCCAAATTGAGAGCCCTCGGTGACGATGTCACGGTCGAGCGAGCCGGACTTGTCAGTGTGGTCGGTCAAGGCATCGGTGGACAAACCCGGTGGGTGCGTCAGGGCCACAAGGTCGTCAAAGAGGCGGGGATTAAACCTTTGAGCCTCGCCATTAGCTTGTCTCGGCTCTCGTGGATTATCCAGACGGCTGATGTGAAGCGTGCATTAGGGGCGCTTCATGACTTGTTTATCTCGATGGATGTTAAACCCGCCCATCACGCTCCCTCCCTCGAAGCAGATTCCTGA
- a CDS encoding zinc ribbon domain-containing protein, protein MKCPSCNAQVEPTASVCHNCGQNLSEGSPKRTMMGLPSIDRDMGASGSNEPTKERNRSTLFGIPAAGKEEGLSESTAPSMVTEETAAETDASTRVVSDLDLGAALGGDSQQEDSSSGRGTHATAFGLPSPNSEGGEQDFASAWGLDEESSEGNDSATQIAGAALADAIFESKHGAGGFSKTTTDDSGPIHGTLMGMSRDEIDEDSTREVDRSQLEQVRAMHAAAEEAKMKRQQAEAAEQEPEPPFEQDDDATQALGPDELAQFEERIQSDRRKQLLSKLRSKSKPAAGDTDKGAPSAPSQPQPQSQQQRSQQPSSPRFSIPSPGKRQQQLDPEPQELQVEPLEEPQRERKPSFGGGKTSFPIPSSSADKDEPSQLPKRDLSDDELELALGDTGVVSGEAAAQSMSGGAGGSIQEFVEDDVQDSGIQAFVESSEADDEPIFPIDQQGSAGQQFDLSNDVEPVDPMAQGGASEPSQPSIDSFGETPASGTQVPPGQPARQQQQHFEPQQAGPQAGRQQHFQPHTGQQQMQQGFGQQQPVAGQQMAQAANPQQTTGPQQPVAQQDDPTQKLVGTVQVIFGVLGALFLLGAGGYGYVAGPSEQLVEQIAMGAPAGVGLLTLIAAFLPLSGGLKSGSFFVMSALAGGALAAGVVFAAPMAVMLLVLGGLLLVLCAGAFPLVLKVVQ, encoded by the coding sequence ATGAAGTGTCCATCTTGCAACGCACAGGTCGAACCCACGGCAAGCGTGTGTCACAACTGCGGCCAGAATCTCTCCGAGGGTTCACCCAAGCGCACGATGATGGGGCTTCCGTCGATCGACCGCGATATGGGGGCGTCTGGCTCGAACGAACCCACCAAAGAGCGAAACCGCAGCACTCTGTTCGGCATCCCGGCTGCAGGCAAAGAAGAAGGGCTGTCTGAGAGCACCGCACCGTCGATGGTCACCGAGGAGACCGCGGCGGAGACCGACGCTTCGACGCGGGTGGTCTCCGATCTCGATCTCGGGGCCGCCTTGGGCGGCGACTCTCAGCAAGAGGACTCCTCGAGCGGGCGTGGCACACACGCCACCGCGTTCGGTCTGCCGTCACCCAACAGCGAGGGCGGCGAGCAAGACTTCGCATCCGCCTGGGGATTGGACGAAGAGAGCAGCGAGGGCAACGACAGCGCCACGCAAATCGCGGGCGCAGCGTTGGCCGACGCCATCTTCGAGAGCAAACATGGGGCCGGCGGTTTTTCGAAGACCACCACCGACGATTCCGGGCCCATTCACGGCACGCTCATGGGAATGAGCCGTGACGAGATCGACGAAGACTCGACCCGCGAGGTCGATCGAAGCCAACTCGAGCAAGTCAGGGCGATGCACGCGGCGGCCGAAGAGGCCAAAATGAAGCGGCAGCAAGCTGAGGCCGCCGAGCAAGAGCCGGAGCCGCCCTTCGAACAGGACGACGATGCTACCCAGGCGCTCGGGCCCGACGAACTCGCCCAGTTCGAGGAGCGCATTCAGTCGGATCGACGCAAACAACTGCTCAGCAAGCTGCGCTCGAAGAGCAAGCCGGCCGCCGGTGACACTGACAAGGGCGCTCCGTCGGCGCCGTCACAGCCGCAACCACAGTCACAGCAGCAACGCTCCCAGCAGCCCTCGAGCCCGCGGTTCTCGATCCCTTCGCCGGGCAAGAGGCAACAGCAACTCGATCCCGAGCCGCAGGAGCTCCAGGTCGAGCCGCTAGAAGAGCCGCAGCGGGAGCGAAAGCCTAGCTTTGGCGGCGGAAAGACCAGTTTTCCGATCCCTTCGTCTTCGGCCGACAAGGACGAGCCATCACAGCTGCCAAAGCGCGACCTCAGCGACGATGAACTCGAACTGGCATTGGGCGATACCGGCGTCGTTTCTGGTGAAGCAGCCGCTCAAAGTATGTCGGGTGGCGCGGGCGGTTCGATCCAAGAGTTTGTCGAGGATGACGTACAAGACAGCGGCATCCAAGCGTTTGTCGAGTCCAGCGAAGCCGACGACGAGCCGATCTTTCCGATCGATCAGCAGGGCTCTGCCGGCCAGCAGTTCGACCTGAGCAACGACGTCGAGCCGGTCGATCCGATGGCGCAAGGTGGCGCGTCTGAACCTTCCCAGCCGTCCATCGACAGCTTCGGAGAGACACCGGCGTCGGGGACACAAGTGCCGCCCGGGCAACCGGCCCGACAGCAACAACAGCACTTCGAGCCGCAGCAAGCTGGGCCCCAAGCTGGTCGACAACAGCATTTCCAGCCTCACACGGGGCAGCAGCAGATGCAGCAAGGCTTTGGCCAGCAGCAGCCTGTCGCAGGCCAGCAGATGGCTCAGGCGGCCAATCCCCAACAGACGACGGGTCCACAGCAGCCGGTCGCGCAGCAAGACGATCCGACGCAGAAGCTCGTCGGGACAGTCCAGGTCATCTTCGGTGTGCTCGGCGCGCTCTTCTTGTTGGGCGCTGGAGGCTACGGCTATGTCGCCGGTCCCAGCGAACAACTCGTCGAGCAGATCGCGATGGGCGCACCGGCAGGTGTCGGATTGCTCACCCTGATCGCCGCCTTCTTGCCGCTGTCCGGTGGACTCAAGAGTGGTAGCTTCTTTGTGATGAGCGCGCTCGCCGGCGGCGCATTGGCCGCAGGCGTGGTATTTGCGGCGCCGATGGCCGTCATGCTACTGGTCCTCGGCGGATTGCTTTTGGTGTTGTGTGCTGGCGCGTTCCCGCTCGTTCTCAAAGTGGTTCAGTGA